In the genome of Impatiens glandulifera chromosome 6, dImpGla2.1, whole genome shotgun sequence, the window CAGGCAATCCTTAACCAACAAATGCACAAAAACATATCATTAGAAAAACCCAATTCATTTCTACACTCAAAGATTCAATCTTCTTTATGTAATTAGTGATATACCTTTAAATTTCTCTGATACTTCTTCAGATACAGTACACTGAAACCCTGTATAAGTAGTTGTACTAAAAGCATACATGTTCTTCCTTGCTTCTTCCAAACTAAAGATACCCAAATCATTCAACACAAGCATGAAAGATAATACTTTTAATGCATAAATAACCCATTACCTTCCAAGGACAGTAGCGAGAGTATTAAGATATGTATCAATCATCTGTTCTCTAGTAGGAGAAGGGTCTTTTGGAAACTCCATGACAATGAGCCAATGGTTATAATCACAGCCTGGTAACATTATCGTCTCTCTCGTTTCGTCACTGTTGCTGCTCTTTCTGTAGTCGCCGCCGACTGTCGCTTGGACAGGAGAAGTACGAGATTGAACATTTTCTAACCGCGAACGAGTAGATAAGAAGGGGATGATGATTTCGGAGGTTGGACGGAATCGTGGGGCGAAAGGGTGATTGAGAAGTGTAGGTCTAGATTGAGTATTGGgagggtttagggttttacagaagagagagaaattgagAGTCGCCATTAGATGAGCTTCGATAAAGAGATGAGGATATTTTTGGGATGCAAATATGGTTGATAAGAGACTTCAAGacctaagtttttttttaaatgatttgcattgttttataaataaatcttacaAGTAGACAAAATTGTATTATTAGCAAATTATAGGcttgaatatataaaattttaatttaattaattaatatcaacacttacaattttgaaaaaaaaattgtgtaagTTTATCTACAcaattaaatagtttttatgTCGGATAACTTTAGTAACACGATCAAAGTTCGATTTAGTTGATTGGATtaagttcgagtcgagctcataTAAATAGTTATTTGAAGGTTTGTTcggtttttaatatatattttttatttaatattaaaattgaaaataaatattttttctaagtaatatttaaaaattaaattttattcaatttttttttgagtgGAGTCAATCTTGGAGATAAATGCCATTTTTCATAAATGgattcaaaaatttaaattggGATTGACTTGAAATTATTTGTGTagtaacttaaatatataattttaaaaaattatagataaaagaatggttaaataaataaaaaatttatatgaaaaaaatatataaaacgttaattaaattttttttaaaaaaattatgaagatcAATGTCACATGTctacaaacaaaattattattattatttttttcaggatggGCTGAATGATCAGTCTAGCCTGTTTTAGATAATAACATATGATCtcaaatttttgaataaaatataatttcaattgtttctaattttttttcaaatctaattatcattttttctaattttgaaataatattttacatttatttgtatctaaccttttttttatcttgaattCTCTATATACAAgctaaatattttgaaaattttaggaCTTACAAAAAGATAAGTAGAGAGAAATtaaaggagagaaaaaaaaaaagtgagaaaggaaaagaaaaaaaattatatttttgtttttgccaatatcacatgatttcattttatttcaaattctcTCCTTTTATAAGGATGTCttctttatttgaataatctttaactaatttaccATCTTTACAATTATCACCTTGTTTATAACATAAAtgaaaatctttttttattttgtttttcaaaaaaaaaatcattatacattaatatttttaataatcccaacatttaaaaaatatatttttaagttttttcacTTACATTTATTCCGTAATACAGGTTTTATGCTGCAACAGTTCTTATGAATTCTTTACCTAGaacataattaaatagaaaaaaaaaaaactcattttaataaaaactcaacgcaagaaaaatgaaatttactTAATTATATGTGGTATTCAACGAtcttaaagaaatatataaagattgaaggtaatatttaaatttaaaataaatcaatcattGCATTTATAATTACCTGcattaacttttaattaagaTGTATTTTGAAAATGATAGAGAATAAGATAAAATTCAGTGAAAAGAACTATTGATTATCCCTACAAAAATCTTGCTTAGGAAAATAAGTTAAAAGTAGATGAATTacagtaatatttttttatattcccAAATTAGGGTGACCACTATTACATACACTAAATTAAACAAGAGATCATACTAACCAAGcacaaacatatataatagAGCTAGCGAATTATCGGGGAGATGATTTTGCTTCATAATGTCAACTTTTGGATAGCCATTTCCTTCAACGAACTCGCTAATCTGCGGAAAATCTTAAGGTTTTGACCTGTTTTCTCCTGCATCAATTTAACCACATACCAATGGGACTTGAGAAATATGCAATTATGATTGAAACAAACTAATTAGGGTTGAAAATAAAGCAATGTAAATCTAATTgagaataaaaatgaaaaaaacgcACCTCAGAGAGAACCTCGAGCCTCTCCAAGACATCAACTAACTTCCCACACAGCAAAGACTCGTCTTCGTCTTCACCACTCATCAGCTGGCTGCTATTATATGCAATCATTTTAGGAGTTTCACTCGGAGCTTGAAAATAAGAACTGCACGGGAAACAATcgctttataataataataatattaataataagttttcaagacttatttattatatatataatacaaaccTGTCCTGAAAGTGGACAAGAACAGTGTTCAAGATATTCTCTGCCAGCAATACCAATAAGGTAATTAGCTGATCTCTATTTCCTGTAATTCGACACATTTCCACCATTGCAATATATCGCCTGAAAATAGCACGCACATTGTCCTCGttatctttaataaatttttttctaagaaattaaagaattaaatCAGAACAGTACCTTTTCAGTATGTTGTCGGAAGAAGGAACAATCGAGTTCTGTTTGGTACAAGTACTGATAATCTCGTCCACCTCTTGTCTTGAAAGCTCGTTTATATCTTGAATCTGTAGAAACGTGATCATTTAGGGAATTCAATGAGCAATAACAACATAGTAATAAGAAACCAAAATTGTACCTTGTTAAGAAGTATAGTCTTTTCTTCACCAGCTCTTTCAAGAGCTTCTGTAACCGAATTGAGGAAAAAGACTAGCAAATTCAATGTAGGTTGCTGCCGCCTGGTAGATGTATTAGAATTC includes:
- the LOC124941749 gene encoding DAG protein, chloroplastic; amino-acid sequence: MATLNFSLFCKTLNPPNTQSRPTLLNHPFAPRFRPTSEIIIPFLSTRSRLENVQSRTSPVQATVGGDYRKSSNSDETRETIMLPGCDYNHWLIVMEFPKDPSPTREQMIDTYLNTLATVLGSLEEARKNMYAFSTTTYTGFQCTVSEEVSEKFKGLPGVLWVLPDSYIDVKNKDYGGDKYVNGEIIPCTYPTYQPKQKSRTRNDGKRYVRQRDGPPSDRKPQKQETTPSETS